The genomic interval ACATGAATGCTCAGAAAACACTTAAAACAGTACTTGGCATATTAAGTAAATGACCTCCagagtttttccttttatggagaCTTCTTCAATTATGAGTAAGCCAATTATGATGGCTTATTATTAATAAGGAATTATTACGAATTGTAAAAGTAGACATTTGCTTCTCCATTACTGTATTACCCACCACTCAGTACACAATAAAACCACCCAGAAtcaaattctgaattttattagagaatatatctaaaatacaatatttactgTTATGATATATTGTCTGAATGGAAATATATTCTGTATCACAACTCTATAGTAATTTTTACAGATAATACTTCATTTATATCTCGGTAGTTCAAAAGTCACTAAATTACAACATAATTCATATTTAAGATAACTTTgctataaatacataatttttaaagtttttctttaatataacaTCTTGGAATcttaacattcattttttttctggtttatattACATAGAATCATGACTATTTTACCTGATTTGCCTTAACTAGCTCAAATTATCTTATGCTATGGATTTGCACCCAATCGTTCTACTTTCCTATGTTTTAAAAGTAGTATGCGAGCGAACAATTGTGAATGCTCATTACCCTACATGCTGTGAACAAAGTCAAGGTACGTTATTCCTATTCCGTATCCTATATTCTCTGTTACAGAAGGACTACAACCATAAACAAAGCACCAACCAGCCACAGCAGCTGTGTCAAGCATGACAATTGGTCTAGCTCTTCACATTTTATTAGTAAGCCTATCCGATGAGAGATGAAGATTCTAGAAAACCAGACACAAAGCAACCAGGGTCCAAATCACCAAGGTGGATCTGTGCTTAGCTAAAGGGAAACACCCGAAGATGTATTATTTGGATGCAGGCTACGGGACCATCTTATTTGAAGGAAGCCTTGATTTGTCTGCTCTTCAGCGGCTGAGCTGGGCGCCAGTTGTCCACCATCAGTTCTTCAGGTTCACCCTCCCCACTGAAGTTAAGTTTACGGAATTTCAACATCTAAAAGACATAATAAAACAGTGATAATTCAAGTTTCACAATAGTATACAATCATATGCTTGTGTTACATCTTTAAATGCATTCccgtgccaggtgcagtggctcatgcctgtaatcccagcactttggaaagctgaggcaggtggatcacccgaggtcagtagtttgagaccagcctggccaacaaggcaaaatcctgtctttacttaaaaaaaaaaaaatacaaaaaatttagccgggcatggtggcacgcctgtaatcccagctacttgggagggtagggtatgaaaatcatttaaaccctggaggcagaggttgcaaaagctgagattgcaccactgcactccagcctaggcagcagagtgagattctgtctcaaaaaacagaaacaaaaataaacaaaaaatacattccCCGACATTCACAGTATAGTTGCATCAATGACCAAAATTCCATTTGATTCCTAATAAATACATAATCACATATAGATTATGTATGCATGCTTTAATATAACATTTTGTATAACCAATTTATACAAAGCACACAAATTTGTTGGGgttgtatttaaagaaaattttcagtgAGCTTCGAATTTTGAAATCCAATGTCAAAAGTCTATAAAATCATACCTTTAGatctaaaataataacaattttagtTCCAAATTAAAGCTTTGTTTTCTACCTCAGGGAAGACAACTACAGCATCTGTACAATTGGATCAAGTGGTCAGGACCTGCAGGCTATATGGGCTGAGTGATGAGCTGGCATCTCCAAATACACAAAAACGCAGAAATGAATTTGCCCAGGTTGATTTGCCTTAACTAGCTCAATTTATCTCAGGCTATGAATTTGTACTCAACCATTCTACTttcctatgttttaaaaatagcactttAGTAAACAATTGTGAGTGCTCATCACCCCACAGAGCCCTACTGGTATTTTGCCAATATATGTAATTAACATTAGAACCCCTTGTCACTGGTTGATTTTTATTCCCTTGTAAGCTTGTTTCAGTTTACTGGCCACCACTGAGATACAGGCAGCCCTTAAACAGTCTCCCACTTCTTCAAGGAGCTTAAAAAGTGCTACTTTCCTCCCTCTAGCCAAGACTTGATTCAAATGAAAAAGGGTGGTTTGGGCAGTAATATAGTGGCCCATGAATCAATAGCCTTTAACCTGATCTCTTTCGTACAGTAATAGTACCTCAATCATTCCCATAAAGCCACCTTCCATTCACATGTATTATAACATGTGCGCTATGGTTACTGAATGCAAGGAAGCATTCTAAGGACATACGGGGTTGATTTATTACAACAGAATTCCAGCAATCTGAATGAGTTTGTACATAAAGTGCAATCAGGTCAAAGTTTTGATCAAACCAGTATAACTGATTTCTGCTCCTCACTGCACCAATTAAATTACGCTATCATATTAGTCAACTTGACTCATTATTTTAGCATcacagaagcagagcctgagtATAGAAAATAAAGGTAGCAGAATTAGCAGACCCATTTATATTGTTTACCTAAAATCCATGACCCCTCTCCCCCTGCCCCTCTTCCTGTAAGCCTCAGGTGGGTAAATCTGCAGGTCTTAACTGACTGTGGTGATCACATTCCCTAGGGACTGGCTAGGGACTGAGCAAGAAACACAATTCTAGCCAGTGAGAAGTGAAAGGTTTGCTAGGGGCCTTCAGGGAAAAGATTCTCTGCTCCTAGGGAGCCAATGGAAGAGGTATTCATTTCCTCCTTGAGAAGTGACTATATATAGATGTGATGATCAAAATACTATTGCAACCACCTTGAGGATGAATTCACCAATATGCAGGGCCAAGTCAAGGGAATCAGATAGAGAAGGACCTATAGCCCTTGTTTCCTGAGCTGAGCATGACTCTCCCTCCAGACTCCATGTTACAGAACATGAAAAATAGCCCTATTGGTATTTTGCTAATATATGCGATTAACGTTACTAGTTTAATGCCACTTTCAACTTTAACAAGCAAACTCAGGGCACAGGGATTAATAGAGTAGGTTCGACTGCCCTTATCTATATGTGTATTTCTGCCTATGGGTGTGTATATACCATAAATCCATTTGTTATAATGGCTTTAAATGTCAGACTATTCCTTTAAAGTTGGATTGCTCttagtgaaagaagaaaaaaaaaatccacgttTTAAATTGTAACGTAAACACTGCATCTACAAAAAGAAGTGGCATTACAATCTTTCCTTATGCTACAACTTCAAGAAGTTTGCTCAAATATGTTATCACTATAAGGTCAATCTTCAGGTGACATACCAGACAAGCATGCTATTTTTTAGGCCCACCTTTATATACTACAAGTAATTTTCCAGTTAGATACAGATTTCCTTTAAAGAAAGACGTGTAGTATCTTTGGTACTCATAAGTTCATTTTCTAAAGGAGGACACAGGAATAGAATCCTTGCTCCCAGACCCAATTCTGTTCCGAGGTAGCTGAGTGGAAAACACTTCAGTTTTCCTGCATCTCAGACTTGATCAATGTGATTCAAGCCAGTGAAATGAGAAAGATGGACATAATTTCTATTGCACATTGCAGCTCTAACCCTCTATTATTCAGCATTTTTGTAGGTTTAAATCACACTACCACTACTCACGTAGTTACCATTTTCAAGACTGTTGGCCCCTAATGCTCTACTTAAATTATTCAGGATCCAACCTCTTTTGAATCCTAAGGAATGTTCACTTTCTACATTTCAACTGTGCGCTAAGAGACAAGTCTAGGAAAAATTCATTTGCATCCACTTTGGTGGATACTCATCAGTGACTTAGAAGCTGCATTAATCACTTGAACATCACACACTACATTGTATTGGAAATGTAAGAACAACTGCTCTAAGCCTCTAAAGTGACCTGGAGTGAGTTTTAATAGATATGTGTTCTCCAAGGGATGACCCTCCCCTGTCAGGATTTAGAAATGCATTCTGatataaataaaactgcagaAAGCTTTATGTGAGTGAGCAGTAGGCTGGGAATTCACTGATACCTACATAACCTTGAAGGTGAAATCTCACTTTTCTGGCCTTAGTTTCCCCAtaactggcaaaaataaaaaaaagcatttattaggTGACAGACACCTTTCTCATCGAACCCTCACAAGACTCTCCAATTTTACAGACTAAACAAAATAAGTTTATAGTTAATAACAACAAAGATTTACCGAATGCTATTTATTTGCTAAGTAACATCAAAGGCACTATTTCCACAGCCAGAAGTCGCAGGAGGAGGAATACATCTCAGTCTCTCTCACTCCAGAGGCCAAGATCTTCTGCCTTGACTAAATTTTCCACCTGTAAACAGACTTGTCCTCAGAAAACCAACCTGCTCGCTGCTGACACTGATGGGTTCCTTGAGCACAATCCAGGTCACACTCTCCAGAAGAGGAGGGGTGGTCAGTGAGCCTGGGTAGGTCCAGTAATCCAAGCTTTCAGGAAGGAGGCCACGAGGATCGAAGTTAGTGAAGTCAGCACTCTTGCCCTAGAACAAGGCAAATACGCAGGTTCAAACCGTCACATCCACAGAGTAGGAGGAAGGTAGAAGAGCAGGAGATACAAATAGGTATACTCCTCCCTGAGAgccaaaaacactttttaaatgagagttttatattcactggcaaacaaaataaaaagaaaagaagacattcaacTTGAAAATCTGTGGCAGATcttagcaaaaaaacaaaaacaaaaacaaaaacaaaaaactattttcaaataccCATTTTTCATCTTGGCCTTTTATCTAAAATGATCCCTTACATTCTCCATTAAGTCATTCACTGATCACACTCAGTATTTAAAGTGAGACTGCTGCCACTAAAATGAAGCGACCTCAAGTTGCAGTAACAGAAATAGGGTTGCCCTGAGGAGGTGATTTTCTTGCTCTAGATCAGAATAGAAAAACTATATTTCGTTTTGAATGTTACACTTTTAAAGCAAACAGAAATGACTTACTGGAAGAGTGACAAGGTGGTGGCAAAGAGAAAAAACTATATTATATGAGAATAGTTACAGGAAACTAAAGATAATTAGCTTGGGGTAGGTGAAAAAACAGAGTAGAGAGAGGGTAGGGTTAGTGGAAGAGAGATCAGGTTTATCCTATGAATTCAAAGGGCTCAAGCCAGGGGTGCAGAGTGAGCATTTCAGAGGATAAATGCTTCTTCAATGTGAGGATCAGCTTTATAAAGCCAGGGCTGCCCCTGGTGATAAGTTCCCCATCATGGGAAGTGACTGCAGTGTTTAAACAGATGCTCAACAAACTCAACACAACTATGCTGTAGAGAGGATTTAAATGCAGGATGGATGTGTTCAAAGaggtcaggccaggcacagtggctcagtcctgtaatcccagaactttgggaggccaaggtgggtagatcacatgaggttgggaatttgagaccagcctggccaacatggtgaaaccccatctctactaaaaatacaaaaattagctggacgtggtgatgcatgtctgtaatcccagctacttgggattacaggagaatctcttgagcccaggaagtggatgttgcggtgagccaagattgtgccactgcactccagcctgggtaacagaacaagacttcatctcaaaaaagaaagaaatacatatatctaAGAGATCATAAAATAGAAATCTCcatgaaacagggtcttgtttaTCTTGTTCACCATTATATCTACTAGTTTGCAAAGTGACTGGCACATAGTACATACTCAACAAATATCTGCtgtatgaatgagtgaataatttGCTAAGATGATCTTTGAACCTCCTTGCAGTCATAAGATTCTCTAACTCTTACATATGAATGTTCAAATGATGGAGGAGCAAGATTAAATAAATACGAGTTGTAGAATTATGCTAGCATTAGGATCAacttttgtttaaagaaatgttaattaaatatttaagtaacatTCTACCTTTATTAACTGCTCATCCAAACACACGTGTCATTGACACTGTTCAATCTGatcaaaagaaatttctaaaaccAATGGAGTATTGAAAATCGGTACCCTAAGGAGGTGACAGAAAATTCAACTTTACCTTTGTTTTAATGGAATCCAGCACATCAACAACTTTTTGAAGGCCCGGTTTAGCACTGCCAACCTATAGAAAAACATAAAGGGCAAGATACTATCACCCAGTTGATGCTGTAccagttttgattttgttttgggtAGCTCTATTAGAAAACATCCAAATAGTGAGCCCAAATCCTCTACTTTATACATAACACCTATCAGTACTGGCTTGATGACACGACTCCATAGACTTGCCTACTTTCACTGAATCTTcaatctgccttggcttccactGAGATAGTACCCCTGAAACCACCCAATAAAGTGTCCCCAAATGCTTGCCTTAATTTCCTTGTAGGACTTTACACTATGGTCTtcccttcttttgaaaatttcttttcttctttggcttTCCTTATGCATTCCAGCGTCCCAAATATCTCTTgactcttgcattttttttttttagggtcttgctctgtcacccagcctgtattgcagtggcatgaccatagctcactgcaacctcaaactcctaggctcaagtgatcttcctgtcccagccttccgagtagctgggactacaggtgtacaataccatgcccaactaattttaaaatacgtTTTGTAttgcaccatgttgcccaggctggtcttgagctccttgCCTCAAACTATCCTCTCGCCttagcatctcaaagtgctgggattacaggcgtaagccaccatgactggcccctTTTAAGTAGTTTAATTTGTATCTCTCTCCTTGTCTTAAAGGCCCTACATTTTGCAGTTTCTCAGGATTGCTCCCTGGGCAGCTTTCTCATCTCCCTCTTCCTGTTGTACTTGGATGATTTCATAGACacctgcagcttccgcctccacATATGAATCAGAGCTCATAAATCTCCAGCGCAGACCTTTCTCTATTCTCCTTTGCCACTGGTTAGAGGGCAGCTCGACAGTTATGTCCCACTGTTGCCTGAAATTCACTGTCCTTCCCCTCTCCAGAACTTCATCTTACTTTATCATGATATAGTACTGTCTAGCTTCAggttaaatgaaaagaaagcaaatgccTGGCAGTCATCCAAGTTGATCTCTTTATGTTCTTCATATTTATATCGAAATAGCACCAAATAAATACAGCTCCTATTGTCTTTCTGCCCTTTATCTCCACTGCAGCTAGCAGATAATAAAAGAAGGAGATAAACTTGAAAACATTTCAGGGACAAAAGCATTTCCTAAGCTCTTTTGTAGAATGTCCTGTATGTTACAAATGTTCTATCTGGtcattctttattaaaaatggggaaaaaaaaatatgagccaTCAACTAACCTTCAAAAAAATACCTAGAACGGCCAGTCCATCAGGTTGCTGTGCAGCTTTCCCAAAATCCCCATATTTGGTGTTCCAGTGAACCAAGTGAAGCTAAAGCCAAAGAGACAAAGCCACAGTGAATGGTTTACACCACGAAAGCCATTGGATTTTATCCAATGGTCTTTTCCTCATAGTAAAGGTTACTTAAGAAATTGCAAATatggataattttaaataaaaactttccttttcttttaattctaatTATCCACATGGTTCTTGGTGTAATAGCAAGTGTTTTCATCAACATCTCTAAGACAAAGAAATGTAGTTTTGACATAAGGCacacattttatttccaaatttatgtTAAAACTGGGTCCTCCAATTTGAGTCTGTTTACTTTTTGCAAATGGTGGCCTTGGAGACAGTAGAGAAAGTTTTGCAGCATTAAGTATGATATCACaattaaagcttttaaaaagcaaatgtgaaGGTCCTTTGTAAAAGATGTGATTCACTGGGTGTGAGTTGAATTTACAAATTAAGCTTTTGAAATTAATGCTAAATATCAACTTACAAACATTTTtccctagaaagaaaaaaaaaagtatatcttaCCTCAGcagcatatttctttttatccaCAGTATGCTCAGAACCTTGCCCATCAGTTGAACCCCAGTGAAAGTGAAACTGAATCAATCTGTAAGTGCCATCCAGGGGTCCTCCCTTGagcactaaaattaaaaacatatatatatgtaacatatgtgTATCTGtattcacatatatatgcatgcatacatgcatacactcacacatacatacGCATATGAAACACGTCTAAATACTACCATCTCTAGTTCTGTTTTATAGTACTAAATGTTTGCCTTTAATCACATTTCACTCTAAAAATTCAATCCAGAGTCAAGTTTAGTCTATGGTGCTGAACAAAATCACAcacctgtttttatttctcacatgTGTTGTCTGGAGAATGGATGCTTTTCACGTCTTTCTTTCTGAGCATACTGACTCCTTTTTCTGGGTTTGTGTTTTAGAGTCATAGATTCAGgtccagagagagaaaattttacCTGAAACTAATAATCCCTCTGTGAAACATTTAGGCAATGCTCATGCAGCTACTGGCCAATGAATTGGTCTGCTACTTACATTCGCACACGTGGGAACCTCATTTCTACCAAGGTCCCATGGCTGCCATTCAGCCTGCTTTGCCAACCTCTGATACCAGTTCTTACACACCCGAATTTGTGAAATAAGTATTCCATTGATCTCAACAATGCAAAATCCAATTGGCCTTATATAGGCTTCCTTACATTGCGATTTCTCAGGATTGCTCCCTGGGCAGATTTCTCAACTCGCTCTTCCTGTTTTACTTGGATGATTTCATAGACACCTGCAGCTTCCACCTCAACATGTGAATCAGAGCTCATATATCTCCAGCCCAGACCTTTCTCCATTGGCTTTTACCACTGTTTAGAGGGCGGCTCAACACAGTGAACAGACTGTCACTGCTGCTGGCTAGCTttgttctcttaatttttttatttttatttttatttttatttttatttttattttttgaaacagagtcttgctatgttgcccaggctggagtgtagtggtgcgatttcaactcactgcaatctccacctccaggttcaagtgattctcatgcctcagcctcccaagtagctgagactacaggtgtgcaccaccaggttcagttaatttttctatttttagtagaggcagagtcttgcctTGTGCCCAGgttggtttggaactcctgagctcgagcaatctgtccaccttggccttctaaagtgctgggattacaggcatgggccaccgcacctggccaaaaatttttattaagcCTCTTCGACCTtaatttactcatctgtaaagtggataCACTAAATCacttatttcattaataatttatGGATCATCTTCTATATGTAGTGTAACATGCTCTATTATCTCCAAGAACTTAAAATCCTAACTTGATAACTATCctactgagggactgtgttaaggaaaaccTAGTCCGCAAgaggtgtggtttcaaaggcaggaattttcCAGCACCCTGCCTCCATCTACGTCCCCATCCTGAAAGTAAATTTCTTAGTCTGACTTTCCCCCACGGGCTAGAAAGAAATTCAAGGTGAGCTTCTTTGTTCCAAaaagcccccaccccccaaagctctgggaggagggggctctgatTGTGGGCCGGACAGCCAATCCAGTATCAAAGTGGAAGGTcagtcactccagaggaagtttaaaagaactcctctcattggacgagaacatgAATAGGGCAGGAATAACTCCAAGGTTAAAAACCTACTGCTCTTTACCTAAAGGGATTCCTCccttggatcccctcccatggcagcGTGAGagctctctccgtctctctctttctctctctctgcctaataaattgctttttgtAAAACTTTTTGGGTCCACGGCATTTATTCAAACAGAAAGCTCACTGTACCTCTGAGACCcttttccccattcctggggcaagAGATACCAAGGACCTGGCCACATCAGGGGAACATCGAATCCGAGAACTGTTAAGTGTCTTTGGGACATCCCGGCAGCTCTGCTCCCGTCCCGGGTTACATCTTTGGCGAGCTcggggagggagctgagcccctGCACCCTGCTCCGGTTGCACTATGATTCCGCTATTCTGCCATTAATGCAACTTTGTTAAGCAAAATCAGTTCTAAAAATCACATCCTTGGGCTACAAACTGTACATAATTAATAAGTTGTGTCTTAACAGAGGATTAAAATAGTGTGGAATCACTCTCCCATCCACCAAGAAACTTTGTACCTaactttatatgtattaattgGATTTAACCAATATTTTCAAAGGCTTTTAAAAGTAGTTTAGTTccacaatttaaattttatttttctaatactgAGATTTAAACATCTGTTTCTATAAGCGTATTTTATTAGCTTTACTATATAATTCCATAAAATAATGAGCCCAAAATTACTTTGGCTCATTACAAAGGGACAACTTCTGTACAACAAGATTTGTTCACTGAGTTTCACCTAAATATGCTTACATGGTAGCAACACCCATTCATCTATTCAAAGCTAAAGATTGCTTTGAAGATATTTAAGCTGTGCGGCCTTTCTATGGTTCCTGATGCAACCTCTGGCTGCCAGATCTGCTTTACAATAGGccaggagaaaaaaaggagaatgagaaCAGAAAGAATGATAAATGGTGTTATGTTACATTACAGATCTGCTAAGAAACATGGATTTGGATGTATTACAACAAAGTCACACCTCTTGGAACACAAACACAACTTATTATAACAGTTTATTTGTTTCCTGATAATTCTTTATGGAAATATTAGCCTCTAATTttagacttctttaaaaaaatggaaaaaaaatcccttttttaaaaaatatacccttaaaaataaatatgtttaagaaataaattaatactgAAAAAATCCTTCATAACAACTCTTTAAAGCTAGCAACCAACTGGCtgataataaaaagcaaatgtcATTTGTAACCGTTAATTCTACCAAGTGGTAAAACTAATTAAATAAAACCATATAAGCATCTGAGataaccaattttttaaatgtatcttttttctccCCAGTGAAGAATCATAGCAGGATcttacattttaaagataatgaaatttattgctatttcttattcttattctctcTTACAAACCTTaaaatttcatctttctttttttatttctaagaacaTTTAGAATTAGGCCAGAGCATGTGCAAACTTTTATTAAACAATGCTTGCTAACAGCtaacactaaaaacaaaacaaaaaaaaaacgtg from Saimiri boliviensis isolate mSaiBol1 chromosome 15, mSaiBol1.pri, whole genome shotgun sequence carries:
- the CA2 gene encoding carbonic anhydrase 2, producing MSHHWGYGKHNGPEHWHKDFPIAKGERQSPVDIDTHTAKYDPSLKPLSVSYDQATSRRILNNGHSFNVEFDDSQDKAVLKGGPLDGTYRLIQFHFHWGSTDGQGSEHTVDKKKYAAELHLVHWNTKYGDFGKAAQQPDGLAVLGIFLKVGSAKPGLQKVVDVLDSIKTKGKSADFTNFDPRGLLPESLDYWTYPGSLTTPPLLESVTWIVLKEPISVSSEQMLKFRKLNFSGEGEPEELMVDNWRPAQPLKSRQIKASFK